In Deltaproteobacteria bacterium, the sequence CCCGAACTCTTCCTCGACCCCGCGACCTCGCCGCGCATCTACGGCGCGCTGATGGACGCGCGGTATCGCCCGACCTGCTACACCCCGATGATGGCGGGTATTCTGCTCGCCGATGTCGTGACCACCGTCTCGCCTTCGTACGCCGAGGAAATCCTGCGTCCCTCCGATTACGGCGCGGGGTTCTGGGGTGGCGAGGGACTCGACGCTTTGTTGCGCTCAGCCGCCGAGCAGGGGCGTCTGCATGGCGTCCTCAACGGAATCGAGTATCCCGAGGAACGCAAAGCGCCTCGCCTCGCGTTCGCCAAGCTTCGCGACGCCCTCGAAAAATCGGCGTCCGCCTGGCTCGAAACGCAGCCCGATCACCACGGCCACCGGCAGACGCTCGCGCGACTCGAGTCGTGGAAGGGTAAGAAGGTCAAGGTCGTAGCGACCGCCGTGTCGCGGATGGCCGATCAGAAGGTGCGTCTCTACCTCGATCGCGGTCCCGATGGGATCTCGGGATTCGACCGAGTGATGGAGCGGGTCAACGAGGCGGGCGGCGTCTTCGTCTTTCTCGGCGAGGGAGCGATCGACTTCGTGCGTCCGTTCTACTGGGCGATGGAACACCACGAGAACTTCGTGTTTCTGGAGCGGCACGATGCGGACGTTGCCGATCTGCTCTACGCGAGCGGGCACCTCTTTCTGATGCCGAGCCTTTATGAGCCTTGCGGAATCGCCCAGATGCTCGCCATGCGCGACGGACAGCCGCCGGTCGTGCACGCGACGGGCGGACTGCGCGACACCGTGATCGACAACGTGAACGGCTTTGCGTTCGACGGCGCGAACATCGCCGAAAAGGTCGAGGCGTTCGGCGACGCGGTCGGTCGCGCGCTCGCGGTTTTCGCGAAAAAGAAAAAAGCATGGGGCGAGATCCGCACCGCTGCCACCGAGGCCCGTCACGGCTGGGACGACGCCGCGAAATCGTACCTGCAAGACGTCTACTGACCGCGTACCGCGTTGATCGCATC encodes:
- a CDS encoding glycogen/starch synthase — translated: MAKTKKHIVMIAAENGALVGGKAGGVADVIRDLPRALAAKGCKVTVVTPSYGFLHTSNPVLAESEVEFPFCDRPEAAQVFTVRAETPTKGVEHVVIENVWIRGNPIYTHDEGYRPFASDASKYAMFCSAVGRLALEPGSPIAGADVIHLHDWHTGTFLVLRDIHPAFEGLKAIRTVYTIHNLGIQGTRPLEGDESSLAAWFPELFLDPATSPRIYGALMDARYRPTCYTPMMAGILLADVVTTVSPSYAEEILRPSDYGAGFWGGEGLDALLRSAAEQGRLHGVLNGIEYPEERKAPRLAFAKLRDALEKSASAWLETQPDHHGHRQTLARLESWKGKKVKVVATAVSRMADQKVRLYLDRGPDGISGFDRVMERVNEAGGVFVFLGEGAIDFVRPFYWAMEHHENFVFLERHDADVADLLYASGHLFLMPSLYEPCGIAQMLAMRDGQPPVVHATGGLRDTVIDNVNGFAFDGANIAEKVEAFGDAVGRALAVFAKKKKAWGEIRTAATEARHGWDDAAKSYLQDVY